One genomic window of Erinaceus europaeus chromosome 7, mEriEur2.1, whole genome shotgun sequence includes the following:
- the COPS9 gene encoding COP9 signalosome complex subunit 9 — protein sequence MKPAVDEMFPEGAGPYVDLDEAGGSTGLLMDLAANEKAVHADFFNDFEDLFDDDDVQ from the exons ATGAAGCCGGCGGTGGATGAGATGTTTCCCGAGGGCGCCGGGCCCTACGTGGACTTGGACGAG GCCGGAGGCAGCACGGGGCTCCTGATGGACCTGGCCGCCAACGAGAAGGCGGTGCACGCGGACTTCTTCAACG ACTTTGAAGATCTCTTCGATGACGACGACGTCCAGTGA